A single region of the Epinephelus moara isolate mb chromosome 16, YSFRI_EMoa_1.0, whole genome shotgun sequence genome encodes:
- the taf11 gene encoding transcription initiation factor TFIID subunit 11 isoform X2 — protein sequence MADPARIKPEATPERTASANEENPKSEDTEDATLPATAKPADDNKESSSQDQPKQEGIAAGDDEEEGTSGQPASKRLKVEPEKKKEKRQKVDEDEIQKMQVLVSSFSEEQLNRYEMYRRSAFPKAAIKRLIQSITGSSVSQNVVIAMSGIAKVFAGEIVEEALDVCEKWGDTPPLQPKHMREAVRRLKSRDQIPNTKYKNILFH from the exons ATGGCCGACCCTGCACGCATCAAACCTGAGGCTACACCTGAGAGAACAGCCTCTGCTAACGAGGAGAATCCTAAATCAGAGGACACTGAAGATGCAACGTTACCTGCCACAGCTAAACCTGCAGATGACAACAAAGAGTCGTCTTCACAAGATCAGCCCAAACAGGAG GGGATAGCAGCTGGGGACGATGAGGAAGAGGGAACCTCTGGCCAACCTGCTTCCAAAAGACTGAAGGTGGAACCggagaagaaaaaggagaagcGGCAAAAGGTGGACGAGGATGAAATACAAAAGATGCA AGTTTTGGTGTCTTCCTTTTCTGAAGAGCAGCTGAACCGCTATGAGATGTACCGACGTTCTGCCTTCCCTAAGGCTGCTATTAAGAGG CTGATCCAGTCCATAACGGGGTCatcagtgtcccagaacgtggTGATTGCTATGTCTGGTATAGCCAAGGTTTTTGCTGGGGAGATTGTTGAGGAAG CACTGGACGTTTGTGAGAAGTGGGGAGATACACCACCGCTGCAGCCCAAGCATATGAGGGAAGCAGTGAGGAGGCTGAAGAGCAGAGATCAGATTCCCAACACAAAGTACAAGAATATTCTCTTTCACTGA
- the taf11 gene encoding transcription initiation factor TFIID subunit 11 isoform X1, producing MADPARIKPEATPERTASANEENPKSEDTEDATLPATAKPADDNKESSSQDQPKQEVKPGIAAGDDEEEGTSGQPASKRLKVEPEKKKEKRQKVDEDEIQKMQVLVSSFSEEQLNRYEMYRRSAFPKAAIKRLIQSITGSSVSQNVVIAMSGIAKVFAGEIVEEALDVCEKWGDTPPLQPKHMREAVRRLKSRDQIPNTKYKNILFH from the exons ATGGCCGACCCTGCACGCATCAAACCTGAGGCTACACCTGAGAGAACAGCCTCTGCTAACGAGGAGAATCCTAAATCAGAGGACACTGAAGATGCAACGTTACCTGCCACAGCTAAACCTGCAGATGACAACAAAGAGTCGTCTTCACAAGATCAGCCCAAACAGGAGGTGAAACCT GGGATAGCAGCTGGGGACGATGAGGAAGAGGGAACCTCTGGCCAACCTGCTTCCAAAAGACTGAAGGTGGAACCggagaagaaaaaggagaagcGGCAAAAGGTGGACGAGGATGAAATACAAAAGATGCA AGTTTTGGTGTCTTCCTTTTCTGAAGAGCAGCTGAACCGCTATGAGATGTACCGACGTTCTGCCTTCCCTAAGGCTGCTATTAAGAGG CTGATCCAGTCCATAACGGGGTCatcagtgtcccagaacgtggTGATTGCTATGTCTGGTATAGCCAAGGTTTTTGCTGGGGAGATTGTTGAGGAAG CACTGGACGTTTGTGAGAAGTGGGGAGATACACCACCGCTGCAGCCCAAGCATATGAGGGAAGCAGTGAGGAGGCTGAAGAGCAGAGATCAGATTCCCAACACAAAGTACAAGAATATTCTCTTTCACTGA